In one Numenius arquata chromosome 32, bNumArq3.hap1.1, whole genome shotgun sequence genomic region, the following are encoded:
- the LOC141476423 gene encoding butyrophilin-like protein 2, with product MLEQKSSCEVPVSISIEPSVVLVGDQVTLSCQVADSVPYNTSVLWHKMEKGRDAPLCSSSSLGGVVVQCQDEEEWRITGHWQGRALLLVIRQVRVADEGTYVCALNGSVVTHKATTHLDVTAIGYKPTLDRDLQEESMCRYTCKSKKWYPKPEVFWMSYGGDTVNVDAETNVTWSERDHFTVQSIITVPCDNIDVVCVVKLLKSKISRSGAMNEIIVPQSTTCTYKGRISGSYVKPKVMWVNPQGEDLSSLAHTSILQEMESVFTIESSIEIPCGQPPPSFVPTEREHGPQTAQQSENRNLIWIICLIVLIILLGNQKKIGECH from the exons atgctggaacagAAGAGCTCAT GTGAAGTTCCTGTCTCCATCAGCATTGAACCGTCGGTTGTCCTTGTTGGAGATCAAGTGACTCTGTCCTGCCAGGTGGCAGACAGTGTCCCCTATAACACGAGTGTGCTTTGGCACAAAATGGAAAAGGGGAGGGATGCTCCACTGTGCTCTTCCTCCAGCCTGGGTGGGGTGGTGGTACAGTGCCAGGATGAAGAGGAGTGGAGGATCACGGGACACTGGCAGGGAAGAGCACTTCTTCTGGTTATCCGGCAAGTGCGAGTAGCCGACGAGGGGACATATGTTTGTGCACTGAACGGCAGTGTTGTCACACACAAGGCTACTACTCACCTTGATGTTACAG CAATTGGGTATAAGCCAACATTGGACAGGGATCTGCAAGAGGAGAGTATGTGTCGCTACACATGTAAGTCAAAAAAATGGTACCCAAAGCCTGAAGTCTTTTGGATGAGTTATGGAGGAGACACAGTAAATGTGGATGCCGAGACCAATGTAACCTGGAGTGAGAGAGACCATTTCACAGTGCAGAGCATCATCACAGTGCCTTGTGATAACATAGATGTGGTGTGTGTAGTCAAACTCCTCAAATCCAAGATAAGCCGATCAG GTGCCATGAATGAAATTATTGTGCCACAGTCAACCACTTGTACGTACAAGGGCAGAATAAGTGGTTCCTATGTAAAGCCCAAAGTGATGTGGGTTAATCCCCAAGGAGAAGACCTATCTTCACTGGCCCACACAAGCATACTACAGGAGATGGAAAGTGTTTTTACAATAGAAAGCTCCATTGAGATACCCTGTGGACAACCGCCACCTTCTTTTGTGCCCACTGAGAGGGAACACGGTCCACAGACAGCTCAACAGTCAG aaaacagaaacttgatcTGGATTATCTGCCTTATTGTTCTCATTATTTTACTAG GAAACCAGAAGAAGATTGGTGAGTGTCACTGA